AGCATGAAATACAGGAGTGTTATTGTTTTGTAATTTTTTTCTCCTGTAGTAAAGCTGATGGGCACTTATACTATTCTCTTCACAAAAGGCCTTGATGCTTCCTTCATGAGAAGAGAATTTATCTAAAATATCTTCCCAGTCAATGTTCAGTGCTTCATTTGTCATAACAGATACCTCCCTATTGCTTGTTATCTGTTATTCTAGCAAAGCTTCCTGGTACAATCTAGGTAGAAATTCTTTGGCGTTTACTAGGGTTTCACTGGTAGAGGCGAACCATATTTAGCCTCTATCAAAAAACCGCCGTTACTTATGATAAGGTTCTCGGTAACGGTGATAACGGCGGTTTGTTTATTAGGATAGTAGGTAAACTCTTCACAGTTTGTAAAGTTAAAAACAATTTCAGTCTTAGGAGAATAATCCTAAGACTGCTTATATAGGATTAGATTTATTATTTGTTTTTATGAGAATAAATTCATAAGTTTTATTCAATATCTATTTTAGTCAAAAAAACTTATCTGGCTTTTATATTTTTCAACATCTACTTGACAATTACTACATATGCTCTTATTATTAATATCCCAATCTCTAAACAGCATTTCGCCACACTGCTTACATTTATAAGTTTTGGTTTCTATGAACTCAAAAATATCTAAGTTAGAAAATATATATTTACCCACTAATAGACTTTTAATAATGTATAAATTACTTGGTTTTGCACCTATTGTATCTTGTATTGTGCCTATTTTCTCTATAATTCCACTGTCTTGCCATATCTTTACTTTGCTGATTCCAGCCTGCTGAGTAAATTTAAATACATCATTATATATATATCTTACAGTAAAATCTAATCTATTTACTTTTATTAGGTCATTTATTACTCTTTCGTCAATACTCTCATGTGTATAATTTTTGGAGAATACTTCTATACCTTTTACAAATGCCTCCTTAGTTATTTTATTATGAGAGTAATTAATTTCACTTTGTTGATCTAATATCTCTTTACAGATTCTTATTATATTTCTTGGAGAACCTTGTGATAACAAAATAATTATATCATCAATACCTAGGCCTGAATTATTATTTACTTCAAACTCACATATATCTTCTAATGATTTTATTTTTTTGTCACTATATGCTTTTAAGCGTTCTGATAACATACTTTTAAGTTGATTCTTTTTCCAACTTAAATTGTAGTATTTTATTCTATCGGGCCTAGCCTCAATCTGATAATCTTCTAAAATCAAATCCCATAAAAAGAATTTGAATCCTATTCCTTTTATCTCTAAAATATTAAGATTTGTCAATAAGTCCTTTATAAATTTATATGAGTTCGTTGCATTACCAGTAAAGGAATATTCATCTACCCTGTCAATCAGTACATAGATACTATTATGTCCAATTTTACTCGATAATCTTTGAAGTATTTGTAGTTGGTATTGAGGTCTTCCCAAGCTACCACCTTGTCTATCAAATTTTTCAATTTCTACTTTATCAATGCCAATTCTAGTTAATAAAACATTGATAACTATTCCTATAGGCCCAAGAAACTTATTCCACCATTCTTTGGCCTTATCTGAGAAGTTTTTTACAGAATCTATTGAAGACTCCAACTCTATTTGTTCAATGTCCGATAAATAATTTTTAACAAATAAATACAAGTAGTGTCTGTCGGTTTCTGAAAGCTTAGACAACCCCTTTTCTTCTATTGAGGTTATTAGTGCTACAACTATTAATCTTAT
The sequence above is drawn from the Clostridium formicaceticum genome and encodes:
- a CDS encoding P-loop ATPase, Sll1717 family, with the protein product MNNIGFDADPFAKTNADDEERLRMYFIEPPFYNAVYGNPDEADSKIVFAPRGSGKTALKKMIENKSQEDNLLCISYNNFDIGKLKLQEIDMDYHLINIIRLIVVALITSIEEKGLSKLSETDRHYLYLFVKNYLSDIEQIELESSIDSVKNFSDKAKEWWNKFLGPIGIVINVLLTRIGIDKVEIEKFDRQGGSLGRPQYQLQILQRLSSKIGHNSIYVLIDRVDEYSFTGNATNSYKFIKDLLTNLNILEIKGIGFKFFLWDLILEDYQIEARPDRIKYYNLSWKKNQLKSMLSERLKAYSDKKIKSLEDICEFEVNNNSGLGIDDIIILLSQGSPRNIIRICKEILDQQSEINYSHNKITKEAFVKGIEVFSKNYTHESIDERVINDLIKVNRLDFTVRYIYNDVFKFTQQAGISKVKIWQDSGIIEKIGTIQDTIGAKPSNLYIIKSLLVGKYIFSNLDIFEFIETKTYKCKQCGEMLFRDWDINNKSICSNCQVDVEKYKSQISFFD